A stretch of Miscanthus floridulus cultivar M001 chromosome 13, ASM1932011v1, whole genome shotgun sequence DNA encodes these proteins:
- the LOC136501078 gene encoding BTB/POZ and MATH domain-containing protein 2-like encodes MGSEPKRTESSHTTEEETGTHLFKIIGYTLKKGRGVGNSIRSGIFTVGGYDWAILFYPDGPTEATKDSVVVSLVLVSKNAEVRASYDLSLVNQTTGLPETVCRETTVRVFNSCNGNCFIPKIVIPRKNKLECKSAGYIVDDCLKIECTVTVIKESWVETTGDFEIEVPDSDLPEHFGKLLLEKEGADVTFCVGGETFPAHKIVLATRSPVFKAQLYGQMKESRAQKITVDDMQPDVFKALLKFICTDELSFEWDDLDNDDEYCEIVKLLLVAADRYAMDRLKLLCASILVEYLDMENVATTLALADQHNCNRLKEVCIEFMASSDEIDALVETEGYATLKRTCPSILVDALEKRSKYRKTGCQPK; translated from the coding sequence ATGGGCTCCGAACCCAAGAGGACGGAGTCGAGTCACACCACGGAAGAGGAGACGGGCACGCATTTGTTCAAGATTATCGGGTACACGCTCAAGAAGGGCAGAGGCGTCGGCAACTCCATCCGGTCGGGCATCTTCACCGTCGGCGGCTACGATTGGGCCATCCTCTTCTACCCGGACGGAcctaccgaggctaccaaagattCTGTGGTCGTCTCGCTTGTGCTCGTGAGCAAGAACGCTGAGGTGCGGGCGTCCTATGACCTGAGTTTGGTTAACCAGACTACAGGGTTGCCAGAAACTGTGTGTCGCGAAACCACCGTTAGAGTGTTCAATTCTTGCAATGGAAATTGCTTCATCCCAAAGATCGTCATACCAAGAAAAAATAAGCTGGAGTGTAAGTCAGCTGGCTACATCGTGGACGATTGCCTGAAGATTGAGTGTACTGTCACGGTTATCAAGGAATCGTGGGTGGAAACCACAGGGGACTTTGAGATAGAAGTGCCGGACTCGGACTTACCAGAACATTTTGGAAAATTACTGTTGGAGAAGGAAGGAGCAGATGTCACATTCTGTGTTGGAGGTGAGACTTTCCCTGCACACAAGATCGTGCTTGCCACACGGTCCCCTGTCTTTAAGGCGCAGCTGTATGGACAGATGAAGGAGAGTAGAGCCCAGAAGATAACTGTAGACGACATGCAGCCTGATGTTTTCAAGGCCCTGCTGAAATTTATCTGTACTGATGAACTGTCATTTGAATGGGATGATCttgataatgatgatgaatatTGTGAGATTGTCAAGCTTTTACTTGTTGCTGCAGATAGATATGCTATGGATAGGTTGAAGTTGTTGTGTGCAAGCATTCTTGTCGAGTATCTTGACATGGAGAACGTGGCCACTACACTGGCTTTAGCTGATCAGCATAACTGCAACCGTCTTAAAGAAGTTTGCATCGAGTTTATGGCCTCTTCAGATGAGATTGATGCTCTGGTGGAAACAGAGGGTTATGCAACTCTCAAAAGAACTTGCCCTTCGATCCTAGTAGATGCACTGGAGAAGAGAAGCAAGTATCGCAAGACAGGTTGCCAACCCAAGTGA